The Streptomyces kanamyceticus genome window below encodes:
- a CDS encoding metal-sulfur cluster assembly factor produces the protein MSENETLTTKPASEEEVREALYDVVDPELGIDVVNLGLIYGVHVDDANIATIDMTLTSAACPLTDVIEDQAKSATDGIVNELRINWVWMPPWGPDKITDDGREQLRALGFNV, from the coding sequence ATGAGCGAGAACGAGACCCTGACCACGAAGCCCGCTTCCGAGGAAGAGGTCCGCGAGGCGCTGTACGACGTCGTCGACCCCGAGCTGGGCATCGACGTCGTCAACCTCGGCCTGATCTACGGCGTCCACGTCGACGACGCGAACATCGCCACGATCGACATGACGCTGACGTCGGCGGCCTGCCCGCTGACCGACGTCATCGAGGACCAGGCGAAGTCCGCCACGGACGGCATCGTCAACGAGCTCCGGATCAACTGGGTCTGGATGCCGCCGTGGGGCCCGGACAAGATCACGGACGATGGGCGCGAGCAGCTTCGGGCGTTGGGGTTCAACGTCTGA
- a CDS encoding TetR/AcrR family transcriptional regulator, which produces MGRRYDPDRRQRIIDAAIRVVGRQGIAGLSHRSVAAEADVPLGSTTYHFKTLDELMVAALRQSNEGFAKAMTSSGAFEDPGADVADELVRLLGEWFSGERAGVELEYELYLAALRRPALRPVAAEWCEEVSAVLERRTDRFTARALVAVMDGICLQVLLTGGDYDAAYTREVLNRLLPSGT; this is translated from the coding sequence ATGGGCCGTCGCTACGACCCCGACCGCCGTCAGCGGATCATCGACGCCGCGATCCGGGTGGTCGGGCGGCAGGGCATCGCCGGGCTCAGCCACCGTTCGGTCGCCGCCGAGGCGGACGTGCCGCTCGGCTCCACGACGTACCACTTCAAGACGCTCGACGAGCTGATGGTCGCCGCGCTGCGGCAGTCCAACGAGGGCTTCGCCAAGGCGATGACCAGCAGCGGCGCCTTCGAGGACCCCGGTGCCGATGTCGCGGACGAGCTCGTGCGGCTGCTCGGCGAATGGTTCTCGGGGGAGCGCGCCGGGGTCGAGCTGGAGTACGAGCTCTATCTCGCGGCCCTGCGCAGGCCCGCGTTGCGCCCGGTGGCGGCGGAGTGGTGCGAGGAGGTCTCCGCCGTCCTTGAGCGGCGCACCGACCGCTTCACCGCGCGCGCCCTCGTCGCCGTGATGGACGGGATCTGTCTCCAGGTGCTGCTCACGGGCGGCGACTACGACGCGGCGTACACCCGCGAGGTGCTCAACCGGCTTCTTCCGTCAGGGACTTGA
- a CDS encoding winged helix-turn-helix transcriptional regulator, which produces MPQRTRLDDDHCAIAQALDVVGDWWTLLIVRDTARGVHRFDELQAELGVSRKVLTERLRLLVAAGVLTRTPYQDRPVRHEYRLTPRGRALLPVLVALQDWGDTWVLGEGETMATATETSLEAQRVHELLGTRVPAVQLMGHEGELCDPVAGDTPYTVLYCFPGAYARQDAYPPGWAGIPGARGCTLESCSYRDQLAEFTAAGATVHGVSSQRPDEQRAFAEKEDLRFPLLSDADLALTAALRLPTFRAAGVSRMKRLTLVVDGDRVVRDVQYPVTDVVASVGAALAKVKSLTEEAG; this is translated from the coding sequence ATGCCGCAACGGACCCGCCTCGACGACGACCACTGCGCCATCGCGCAGGCCCTGGACGTCGTGGGCGACTGGTGGACCCTGCTGATCGTGCGCGACACGGCGCGCGGGGTGCACCGCTTCGACGAACTGCAGGCCGAACTCGGCGTGTCCCGCAAGGTGTTGACCGAGCGGCTGCGCCTCCTGGTGGCCGCGGGCGTACTGACCCGCACCCCCTACCAGGACCGCCCGGTGCGCCACGAGTACCGCCTGACACCGCGCGGCCGCGCACTGCTGCCCGTCCTGGTCGCCCTCCAGGACTGGGGCGATACCTGGGTACTGGGAGAGGGAGAGACGATGGCGACCGCGACGGAGACGTCCCTGGAGGCCCAGCGGGTCCACGAGCTGCTCGGCACGCGCGTACCGGCAGTCCAACTCATGGGCCATGAAGGGGAGTTGTGCGACCCGGTCGCCGGGGACACCCCCTACACGGTCCTGTACTGCTTCCCCGGCGCGTACGCCCGCCAGGACGCCTACCCGCCCGGCTGGGCGGGGATCCCCGGCGCGCGCGGCTGCACGCTGGAGTCCTGCTCCTACCGCGACCAGCTCGCGGAGTTCACCGCGGCGGGTGCGACCGTGCACGGCGTCTCGTCCCAACGCCCGGACGAGCAGCGGGCGTTCGCGGAGAAGGAGGACCTGCGCTTCCCGCTCCTGTCGGACGCGGACCTGGCCCTGACGGCGGCCCTGCGCCTGCCGACGTTCCGCGCGGCGGGCGTGAGCCGGATGAAGCGGCTGACGCTGGTGGTGGACGGCGACCGGGTGGTGCGGGACGTGCAGTACCCGGTCACGGACGTGGTGGCGAGCGTCGGGGCGGCCCTGGCGAAGGTCAAGTCCCTGACGGAAGAAGCCGGTTGA
- a CDS encoding DMT family transporter, with protein MGYALLAGAIAAEVAGTTAMKYSEGFSRLWPSLITVAGYLLAFTLLAQTLKTLSVGTAYAIWAGIGTAAVAAIGMLFLGEAANLVKVAGIALVIAGVVVLNLGGAH; from the coding sequence ATGGGATACGCACTGCTGGCCGGGGCCATCGCGGCGGAGGTGGCCGGGACGACCGCCATGAAGTACAGCGAGGGGTTCAGCAGGCTGTGGCCCTCGCTGATCACGGTCGCGGGCTATCTCCTCGCCTTCACGCTGCTCGCGCAGACCCTCAAGACCCTCTCCGTGGGCACCGCCTACGCGATCTGGGCGGGCATCGGCACCGCCGCCGTCGCCGCGATCGGCATGCTCTTCCTGGGAGAGGCCGCCAATCTCGTCAAGGTCGCGGGCATCGCGCTCGTGATCGCGGGCGTCGTCGTGCTCAATCTGGGCGGGGCGCACTGA